Proteins encoded by one window of Dysgonomonadaceae bacterium PH5-43:
- a CDS encoding ABC-type multidrug transport system fused ATPase/permease subunit (product_source=COG1132; cath_funfam=1.10.1420.10,3.40.50.300; cog=COG1132; pfam=PF00488,PF05192,PF06398; smart=SM00534; superfamily=48334,52540; transmembrane_helix_parts=Inside_1_26,TMhelix_27_49,Outside_50_52,TMhelix_53_72,Inside_73_216,TMhelix_217_239,Outside_240_599) produces the protein MYQSIYSHYNKRIAEAKHDLSAVKKKLYSIGTIRLMVFLLTIFAAIILRSYGALFIVSVIVVGLLLFLFLVVKYDKYYRLKEYLETSILCDENELKGLDYNFSAFDGAKEKVDSNHFFSLDLDIFGDKSSLFQSINRTCTSFGRKLLINWFEFPLSNKKEIEVRQEAVKELGSKSDFVHNFVVTGLTNASCDSDYEEIENFVKTPDFIKPRKLWKTLSFVVPLCWVVLIALVSLSIIPGQTLVLAYILFFLLSESRAKQVNDLQKMTGKKVDILRSYSALILSVENETFTSARLKSLQTVFLKDNEKASAKFKKFSQLANELEQRANLLVHMLLNPLILWDIKKAIQLEEWKGKHGDNLIVWIKTLGEFDAYCSLGNFMFNHPDYTFPVINKEYFVMEGKELGHPLMNRDKCVKNNIDIKNDPFFLIITGANMAGKSTYLRTIGVNFLLSCVGAPVCAKELTVTPAKLVTSLRTSDSLNDNESYFFAELKRLKIIIDELKSDEKLFIILDEILKGTNSVDKQKGSLGLIQQFVSLKSCGIIATHDLLLGTLEDKFPDNIKNYRFEADITNDELSFTYQLREGIAQNMNASFLMQKMGIL, from the coding sequence ATGTATCAATCCATTTATTCTCATTACAATAAACGAATAGCTGAAGCCAAACACGACTTATCGGCGGTAAAAAAGAAACTTTATTCAATAGGGACTATTCGTTTGATGGTATTTTTGCTTACTATTTTTGCAGCAATTATATTGCGTTCTTATGGCGCATTATTTATTGTTTCTGTTATAGTTGTGGGGTTATTGTTATTTTTGTTTTTGGTGGTTAAATACGATAAGTATTACAGACTTAAAGAATACTTAGAAACCTCTATCTTATGCGACGAGAATGAGCTTAAAGGCTTAGATTATAATTTTTCAGCTTTCGATGGAGCTAAAGAAAAAGTTGATTCTAACCACTTCTTTAGTTTAGATCTTGATATATTTGGCGATAAATCGTCGTTGTTTCAATCCATAAACAGAACTTGCACCAGCTTTGGTAGAAAGCTACTTATTAATTGGTTTGAGTTTCCTCTTTCTAATAAAAAAGAGATAGAGGTTAGGCAAGAAGCGGTAAAAGAACTTGGATCTAAATCCGATTTTGTTCATAACTTTGTAGTTACAGGTTTAACTAATGCAAGTTGCGATTCGGATTATGAAGAGATAGAAAATTTTGTGAAAACTCCCGACTTTATAAAACCTCGTAAACTATGGAAAACACTAAGTTTTGTGGTTCCCTTGTGTTGGGTTGTTTTGATTGCATTAGTTTCGTTGTCGATTATACCCGGTCAGACGTTGGTGTTGGCATATATTCTTTTCTTTTTATTGAGCGAGAGTAGAGCAAAACAAGTAAATGATTTGCAAAAAATGACAGGAAAGAAAGTTGATATACTTCGTTCTTACTCAGCTTTAATACTTAGTGTAGAGAATGAAACATTTACATCTGCCAGATTAAAGTCTCTTCAAACTGTATTTCTTAAAGATAACGAAAAGGCATCTGCTAAGTTTAAAAAGTTTTCGCAGTTAGCAAACGAATTAGAGCAGCGAGCAAATCTCTTGGTTCATATGCTTCTCAATCCTCTTATTCTTTGGGATATTAAAAAAGCAATACAGCTCGAAGAGTGGAAAGGCAAACACGGCGATAATCTTATTGTTTGGATAAAAACGTTGGGCGAGTTTGACGCTTATTGTTCGCTTGGTAATTTTATGTTTAACCACCCCGATTATACTTTCCCTGTTATAAACAAAGAATACTTTGTGATGGAGGGAAAAGAATTGGGTCACCCGTTAATGAATAGAGATAAGTGTGTGAAGAACAACATAGACATAAAGAACGATCCCTTCTTTCTTATAATCACTGGAGCTAATATGGCGGGTAAAAGTACCTATTTAAGAACTATAGGTGTAAATTTTTTACTTTCTTGCGTGGGAGCTCCTGTTTGCGCGAAAGAGCTAACTGTTACTCCTGCTAAATTAGTTACAAGTTTGCGTACTTCCGACTCTCTTAACGACAATGAATCGTATTTCTTTGCAGAGCTAAAAAGATTGAAAATTATTATTGACGAACTAAAATCGGACGAAAAACTATTTATAATCTTAGATGAAATACTTAAGGGAACAAATTCAGTTGACAAGCAAAAGGGTTCGTTAGGGTTAATTCAGCAGTTTGTAAGCCTTAAATCGTGCGGTATAATAGCTACTCACGACTTATTGCTTGGAACTCTCGAAGACAAATTTCCTGATAATATAAAGAATTATCGCTTCGAAGCAGATATAACCAACGATGAACTTTCGTTTACTTATCAACTTCGAGAAGGAATAGCTCAGAATATGAATGCCAGCTTCTTGATGCAGAAAATGGGTATTTTATAG
- a CDS encoding dUTP pyrophosphatase (product_source=KO:K01520; cath_funfam=2.70.40.10; cog=COG0756; ko=KO:K01520; pfam=PF00692; superfamily=51283; tigrfam=TIGR00576) codes for MTVKVINKSKHSLPEYETPQSAGLDLRANIEEPIVLGSLERALIPTGLFIELPVGYEAQIRPRSGLAIKHGISLVNSPGTIDADYRGEIKVIVINLSKEPFTIADGERICQMVIAKHERIEWEAAQQLGETERGAGGFGHTGK; via the coding sequence ATGACTGTAAAAGTAATTAATAAGTCGAAACATTCACTTCCAGAATATGAAACACCTCAATCGGCAGGTTTAGATTTAAGAGCAAATATTGAAGAACCTATAGTGTTAGGCTCGTTAGAAAGAGCTTTAATACCAACGGGGTTGTTTATCGAACTACCTGTGGGTTACGAAGCTCAGATAAGACCACGAAGCGGTTTGGCAATCAAACACGGTATATCGTTGGTTAATTCTCCGGGAACTATTGATGCCGACTATAGAGGCGAAATTAAAGTTATTGTAATTAATTTATCGAAAGAGCCTTTTACTATAGCCGACGGAGAAAGAATTTGCCAGATGGTAATAGCTAAACACGAAAGAATAGAGTGGGAGGCTGCCCAACAGTTAGGCG